The Barnesiella intestinihominis YIT 11860 genome includes a window with the following:
- the hypB gene encoding hydrogenase nickel incorporation protein HypB, with protein MCTTCGCGHQEMSHEEMHRLGIAHGHGKTVDIAVEQDILSENNRIAGQNRNIWNTTGCWAINLVSSPGSGKTTLLESTIKRLGGRDFHKIAVIEGDQHTDNDAGRIRNLGIPAIQINTHNGCHLDARMVSSAFDELAVKDTLLFIENVGNLVCPAMFDLGENLRVVLLSVTEGDDKPLKYPYMFAGADICIINKIDLLPYVDSDVARLKDNALKINPQLCFFEISATRGMGMDEWCEYLLACFERKEEK; from the coding sequence ATGTGTACGACTTGCGGTTGTGGCCATCAGGAGATGAGCCATGAAGAAATGCATCGTCTGGGAATTGCTCACGGACATGGGAAAACGGTTGATATTGCCGTAGAACAAGATATTTTAAGTGAGAATAATAGGATTGCCGGGCAGAATAGAAATATATGGAATACAACAGGTTGTTGGGCGATAAATTTGGTTAGTTCGCCGGGATCGGGTAAAACGACTTTACTCGAAAGCACTATTAAACGGCTGGGTGGAAGAGATTTTCATAAGATTGCCGTAATAGAGGGAGACCAGCATACCGACAATGATGCCGGACGTATTAGGAATTTGGGTATTCCAGCCATACAAATCAATACACACAATGGTTGTCACCTCGATGCCCGTATGGTATCGTCGGCGTTCGATGAATTGGCCGTGAAAGATACGTTGTTGTTTATAGAGAATGTAGGCAATTTGGTGTGTCCGGCCATGTTCGACTTGGGCGAAAATCTCCGAGTCGTTCTTCTCAGTGTGACCGAGGGAGACGATAAGCCGTTGAAGTATCCCTATATGTTTGCCGGTGCTGATATTTGTATAATCAACAAAATAGATTTGTTGCCTTATGTGGATAGCGATGTCGCCCGATTGAAAGATAATGCCTTGAAAATAAATCCTCAGTTGTGTTTTTTTGAAATTTCGGCGACCCGGGGTATGGGCATGGATGAGTGGTGCGAGTATTTGTTGGCTTGTTTTGAGAGAAAGGAGGAGAAATGA
- a CDS encoding hydrogenase maturation nickel metallochaperone HypA has translation MHELSLACSVVELVEKELALHGGGSVRCIEITIGDLSGVDNDAFLFSLNMVLERSAFAGARVMVDRVKPLAVCGVCGESFSPVSLYASCPKCGSYKTRLVSGQEFRLTSLIVETDK, from the coding sequence ATGCACGAGTTGTCGTTGGCTTGTAGCGTGGTGGAGCTGGTGGAAAAAGAGCTGGCACTACATGGTGGTGGTTCGGTTCGATGCATCGAGATAACTATTGGCGATTTATCGGGTGTGGATAATGATGCTTTTTTATTTTCATTGAATATGGTTTTGGAGAGAAGTGCGTTTGCCGGTGCTCGGGTAATGGTCGATCGGGTGAAACCGTTGGCGGTTTGCGGTGTTTGCGGTGAGTCGTTTTCACCGGTTTCGTTATATGCCTCGTGCCCGAAATGCGGAAGCTATAAAACACGGTTGGTTTCGGGACAAGAGTTTCGTCTTACCTCACTGATTGTAGAAACAGATAAGTAA
- the hypF gene encoding carbamoyltransferase HypF, which produces MNQYHIHVRGLVQGVGFRPYVYRLANEMGLRGYVDNSNDGVLIVLQSTCIQKEKFLKALIKSVPEVASIEHIETVQCRVSKKYESFDIAPSRSSGDEITRISPDIAICSDCLKDRKHQLHRMGYPFINCTHCGPRFSIIEKLPYDRAVTTMSSFGMCDTCREEYADVNDRRFHAQPIACNECGPHYTLRDSEGNEDTVYIRIVSRISDVLSNGGVVALKSLGGYNLICDADNEQAVARIRELKGRYAKPLAVMYRDEREVMVDLNLSDEERKALNSWRRPIVLAEEKVHNAPWLNEGYRSLGVLLPYMAIHYDLFTEAPELRRIVVTSGNMGGRPIVIADEEAHDLFDSKVDSVVSYNRDIYNRVDDSVVQEYDGVCRPIRRSRGYTPEPLRNVQATEGILAVGAEQVSCFAIGKKEDILLGQHIGELSCRENLSFFEESISHFSRMFRFEPRCVVCDLHPDYFATAWGERYAVERHIPVYRVQHHHAHAVAVMAEYALTGDVLALCLDGTGYGDDCTIWGGELIRCSRTEYRRLSHHLYLPMPGGDIAAREPWRMAVSLLYSLYGENMPLPDNFVKRVGEDRIKLVSRMIARRINTPLSSGAGRLFDAVASLLGIADFNRYRSEAPQKLEQVADRSILKIYPFDKDNPLDFSWLVKAVLNDLQKGVPRSEIASAFHRTYAAMWCVELAKQAVRQKLSRVVLCGGVFQNKLLVDILMPMLRQLGLQPYLPASVPCNDAGIAVGQMAVTAAWIEQSMNHNDKRHARVVVGL; this is translated from the coding sequence ATGAATCAATATCACATACATGTCAGAGGTCTTGTGCAAGGAGTAGGATTCCGTCCTTATGTATACCGCTTGGCTAATGAGATGGGATTACGTGGGTACGTGGATAATAGTAATGACGGAGTTCTTATCGTGTTGCAATCTACCTGTATTCAAAAGGAGAAATTCTTGAAGGCTTTGATAAAATCGGTTCCGGAGGTCGCTTCTATCGAACATATAGAAACAGTACAATGCCGTGTCTCGAAAAAATATGAAAGTTTCGATATTGCTCCCAGCCGTAGTTCTGGCGACGAAATCACACGTATAAGCCCCGATATAGCTATTTGCTCCGATTGTTTGAAAGACCGGAAACACCAGTTGCATCGCATGGGGTATCCCTTTATCAATTGTACGCATTGCGGGCCTCGTTTTTCCATTATCGAAAAATTACCTTACGATAGAGCCGTTACGACTATGAGCTCTTTTGGTATGTGCGATACGTGTCGGGAGGAGTATGCCGATGTAAATGATCGCCGTTTCCATGCACAACCCATCGCTTGTAACGAATGTGGCCCGCATTATACGCTGCGGGATTCCGAAGGGAATGAGGATACGGTTTATATCCGTATAGTTTCGCGAATATCCGATGTATTGTCGAATGGAGGTGTCGTCGCTTTGAAAAGTTTGGGCGGTTACAACCTCATCTGCGATGCCGATAATGAGCAGGCTGTCGCCCGAATACGGGAGTTGAAAGGTCGTTATGCCAAGCCTTTGGCTGTCATGTATCGGGACGAACGGGAGGTAATGGTCGATTTGAATCTTTCCGATGAGGAGCGAAAAGCGTTGAACTCGTGGAGGCGGCCTATCGTGCTGGCGGAGGAGAAAGTGCATAATGCGCCGTGGCTGAATGAGGGATATCGGTCTTTGGGAGTTCTATTACCTTATATGGCGATACATTATGATTTGTTTACAGAAGCTCCCGAATTGAGACGAATCGTGGTAACCAGTGGGAATATGGGGGGACGTCCTATCGTCATAGCAGATGAGGAGGCTCATGATTTGTTTGATTCCAAAGTCGATTCGGTCGTTTCGTACAATCGGGATATTTACAACCGGGTCGATGATTCTGTCGTACAGGAATATGACGGAGTTTGTCGTCCCATACGAAGGTCGCGGGGATATACTCCCGAACCATTACGCAACGTGCAGGCTACCGAAGGAATATTGGCTGTCGGGGCCGAACAGGTTTCCTGCTTTGCGATAGGGAAAAAAGAAGATATTTTATTGGGTCAACATATAGGCGAGTTGTCTTGCCGGGAAAACCTTTCTTTTTTTGAAGAATCGATTTCTCATTTTTCTCGAATGTTTCGATTCGAACCGAGGTGTGTGGTCTGTGACTTGCATCCCGACTATTTCGCTACGGCATGGGGTGAACGATATGCAGTCGAGAGGCATATACCTGTGTATCGGGTACAACATCACCATGCCCATGCCGTAGCTGTAATGGCCGAATATGCGCTCACCGGCGATGTATTGGCGTTATGTCTCGACGGAACCGGTTATGGCGATGATTGCACGATTTGGGGCGGAGAACTGATCCGGTGCTCTCGTACGGAATATAGGCGGTTATCGCACCATCTTTATTTGCCGATGCCGGGAGGCGATATTGCCGCTCGTGAACCGTGGAGAATGGCCGTATCGCTGTTGTACTCGTTGTATGGAGAGAATATGCCTTTACCCGACAATTTCGTAAAACGGGTAGGAGAGGACCGTATTAAATTGGTGAGTCGTATGATTGCCCGTCGTATCAATACTCCGTTAAGTTCCGGGGCAGGCCGGCTGTTCGATGCAGTCGCTTCTCTATTGGGTATAGCGGATTTCAATCGATATCGATCGGAAGCTCCTCAAAAGTTGGAACAGGTAGCCGACCGTTCTATCTTGAAAATTTATCCTTTCGACAAAGATAATCCTCTCGATTTTTCGTGGTTGGTGAAGGCTGTTTTGAACGATTTACAGAAAGGAGTTCCCCGCTCTGAGATAGCTTCGGCTTTTCATCGAACCTATGCGGCTATGTGGTGCGTTGAATTGGCGAAACAGGCTGTCCGGCAAAAGTTGTCGAGAGTCGTCCTGTGCGGGGGTGTTTTCCAAAATAAGTTGTTGGTCGATATTTTGATGCCCATGTTGAGACAGTTGGGGTTACAACCCTATTTGCCTGCTTCCGTCCCTTGTAACGATGCCGGTATTGCCGTGGGACAAATGGCCGTAACAGCTGCATGGATAGAACAATCGATGAACCATAATGATAAGAGGCATGCACGAGTTGTCGTTGGCTTGTAG
- a CDS encoding HypC/HybG/HupF family hydrogenase formation chaperone, which produces MCLAIPGKILDIDTSCSLRMATVDFGGIHKSICIQYVDAEPGDFILAHAGMAITRLDSEEAEATLEDFKILADNLNPDNHVV; this is translated from the coding sequence ATGTGCTTAGCTATTCCCGGAAAAATTCTCGATATAGATACTTCCTGTTCCCTGCGTATGGCGACAGTCGATTTCGGCGGTATACATAAATCCATCTGCATACAATATGTCGACGCGGAGCCCGGCGATTTCATCTTGGCTCACGCCGGCATGGCGATAACCCGTCTCGATAGTGAAGAAGCAGAAGCTACATTGGAGGATTTCAAGATCCTCGCAGATAACCTTAATCCCGACAACCATGTGGTATGA
- the hypD gene encoding hydrogenase formation protein HypD gives MWYEKQFRDNGNLTTLLQAIRQIATFPIRIMEVCGGQTYALSRYRIEELLPDTVQMIHGPGCPVCVTHEDTISQAIEIARNPQTIFCTFGDMVRVPGTKGSLQQLKAEGKDIRIVYSPLDTLRIASENPEKQVVFFAIGFETTTPLYTLLLQEIVSRKITNLSLLTSLFTIPAAISFLAQDPECKIDGLLAAGHVCSITGLREYDALAEKLKLPIAVTGFEPADLLYGIYQVIRLKAQGIDRTINAYRRAVPTQGNRMARQKTERFFTPYDAYWRGLGKIPVSGLRLRPEYEQYEARNRFLCKVKPGIQASACRAGEIMKGKISPEKCPLFGNRCTPDTPLGASMVSSEGACSAFYRYRTN, from the coding sequence ATGTGGTATGAAAAACAATTCAGGGATAACGGTAATCTTACGACATTACTCCAAGCAATCCGACAAATAGCTACGTTCCCGATACGAATCATGGAAGTATGCGGGGGACAAACCTATGCCCTGTCCCGGTATCGAATCGAAGAATTACTCCCCGACACGGTACAAATGATTCACGGGCCGGGATGCCCGGTATGCGTCACCCATGAAGATACCATATCGCAAGCTATCGAAATAGCTCGGAATCCCCAAACCATATTCTGTACCTTCGGAGACATGGTACGTGTGCCCGGGACAAAAGGAAGTTTACAACAACTCAAAGCCGAAGGAAAAGATATACGTATTGTCTATTCTCCTCTCGATACGTTACGGATAGCCAGTGAAAATCCCGAAAAACAAGTCGTCTTCTTCGCCATAGGATTCGAGACGACCACACCCCTATACACTTTGTTGTTGCAAGAAATCGTCTCCCGAAAAATAACCAATCTATCCTTGCTGACCTCCTTGTTCACCATACCCGCCGCCATATCGTTTTTAGCCCAAGACCCCGAATGTAAAATAGACGGACTGTTGGCAGCCGGACACGTATGCTCGATTACCGGGCTCCGAGAGTACGATGCCTTGGCCGAAAAATTGAAATTGCCCATCGCTGTAACCGGATTCGAACCGGCCGACTTATTATATGGCATTTATCAAGTTATACGGTTGAAAGCACAAGGCATCGACCGTACCATAAACGCTTACCGAAGAGCCGTACCTACACAAGGGAACAGAATGGCCCGACAAAAGACAGAGCGTTTCTTCACACCCTATGACGCCTATTGGAGGGGATTGGGAAAGATACCCGTCAGCGGATTGAGACTACGCCCCGAATATGAACAATACGAAGCTCGAAATCGTTTTTTATGCAAAGTAAAACCGGGCATTCAAGCCTCCGCATGTCGGGCAGGAGAAATCATGAAGGGGAAAATATCTCCCGAAAAGTGTCCCTTGTTCGGCAACCGTTGTACCCCCGATACCCCGTTAGGGGCATCTATGGTATCGTCGGAAGGAGCTTGCTCTGCTTTTTATCGTTACAGAACTAACTAA